The Thunnus thynnus chromosome 24, fThuThy2.1, whole genome shotgun sequence genome window below encodes:
- the LOC137177371 gene encoding NLR family CARD domain-containing protein 3-like — MRDHSKDAIIEFKQPNSFDNMIHQRTDSPGPEPSCVSFKSDRSKGALIDFKHRHSSDQKIHQRSGSPGPEPSCVSLKSDRSKGALIDFRHRHSSDQKVDQESSEVPSGQSAQQHQTHLDSIFMLLEENIVIFVKNELKKMQTFLSPDYPKCLESQREDEEVLDSEEEEQGKGSREAFLKITLHFLRRIKQEELADRLQSKCQYKLKSNLRKKFQCVFEGIAKAGNPTLLNQIYTELYITEGGTAGVNDQHEVRQIETAYRKPDRPETTIRQEDIFKASPGRDEPIRTVMTKGVAGIGKTVLTQKFTLDWAEDKANKDIHFTFPFTFRELNVLKEKKYSLVELVHHFFTETEEAGIFYLEKFQVVFIFDGLDECRLPLDFHNNEILTDVTETTSVDVLLTNLIRGKLLPSARLWITTRPAAANQIPPECINMVTEVRGFTDPQKEEYFRKRFRDKKQASAIISHIKTSRSLHIMCHMPVFCWITATVLEDVLKSRERKELPKTLTEMYIHFLVVQSKLKNVKYDGGAETDPHWNKKSRKMIESLGKLAFEQLQKGNLIFYESDLTECGIDIRAASVYSGVFTQIFKEERGLYQDKVFCFVHLSVQEFLAALHVHLTFINSGVNLLAEEQSTSWWSELFRGKSTNFYQSAVDEALKNLNGHLDLFLRFFLGLSLQTNQTLLRGLLTQRGSTSQANQKTVQYIKKRISENLSTERSINLFHCLNELNDRSLVEEIQQSLRSGSLSSDKLAPAQWSALVFILLLSEKDLDVFDLKKYSASEEALLRLLPVVKASNKALLSGCNLTERSCAALSSVLSSQSSSLRELELSNNDLQVSGVKYLSVGLESPHCNLETLSLSGCLITEENCASLASALSSNPSHLRELDLSYNYPGDSGEKLLSAGLEDPRWRLDTLRLQPAGVQWLTPGLRKYFCELTLDPNTANRKLKLSDNNRKVTPVEEDQSYPDHPDRFDLWPQLLCRNYLTGRRYWEVEWSGGVYISVSYRGISRSGDSDGCRFGGNDKSWSLFCSDGGYSVWHNNRRTIIPSSSVSNRVAVYVDCPAGTLSFYRVSSDTLIHLHTINTTFTQPLYAGFGFGFGFGFWTGSSVSLCSQ; from the exons ATGAGAGACCACTCAAAGGATGCTATTATTGAATTTAAACAACCAAATTCATTTGACAATAT GATCCATCAGAGAACAGACTCTCCTggacctgaacccagctgtgtgtccttcAAGAGTGACCGGTCAAAGGGTGCTCTTATTGACTTTAAACATAGACATTCATCTGATCAAAA GATCCATCAGAGATCAGGGTCTCCTggacctgaacccagctgtgtgtccctCAAGAGCGACCGATCAAAGGGTGCTCTTATTGACTTTAGACATAGACATTCATCTGATCAAAA AGTGGaccaggagagctcagaggtgcccagtggtcagtctgcccagcagcatcaaacacacctggactccatatttatg ctgctggaggagaacatcgTCATTTTTGTGAAGAatgagctgaagaagatgcagacATTTCTGAGTCCAGATTACCCAAAATGCTTAGAGAGTCAGAGGGAagatgaggaggtgttggacagtgaggaggaagagcaggggaagggcagcagagaggcatttctgaagatcacactgcacttcctgaggagaataaagcaggaggagctggctgaccgtctgcagagca AGTGTCAATAtaaactcaagtctaacctgaggaagaagttccagtgtgtgtttgaggggattgctaaagcaggaaacccaacccttctgaatcagatctacacagagctctacatcaccGAGGGAGGGACTGCAGGGGTCAACGAtcaacatgaggtcagacagattgaaacagcatacaggaaaccagacagaccagaaacaacaataagacaagaagacatctttaaagcctcacctggaagagatgaaccaatcagaacagtgatgacaaagggagtggctggcatcgggaaaacagtcttaacacagaagttcactctggactgggctgaagacaaagccaacaaggacatacacttcacatttccattcactttcagagagctgaatgtgctgaaagagaaaaagtacagcttggtggaacttgttcatcacttctttactgaaaccgAAGAAGCAGGAATTTTCTACCTTGAAAAattccaggttgtgttcatctttgatggtctggatgagtgtcgacttcctcttGACTTtcacaacaatgagatcctgactgatgttacagagactacctcagtggatgtgctgctgacaaacctaATCAGGGGtaaactgcttccctctgctcgcctctggataaccacacgacctgcagcagccaatcagatcccccCTGAGTGTATCaacatggtgacagaggtcagagggttcactgacccacagaaggaggagtacttcaggaagagattcagagataaGAAGCAGGCCAGCGccatcatctcccacatcaagacatcacgaagcctccacattatgtgccacatgccagtcttctgctggatcactgctacagttctagAGGATGTGCTGAAAAGTagggagagaaaagagctgcccaagaccctgactgagatgtatATCCACTTCCTGGTAGTTCAGTCCAAATTGAAGAAtgtcaagtatgatggaggagctgagacagatccacactggaataaaaagagcaggaagatgattgagtctctgggaaaactggcttttgagcagctgcagaaaggaaacctgatcttctatgaatcagacctgacagagtgtggcattgatatcagagcagcctcagtATACTCAGGGgtgttcacacagatctttaaagaggagagagggctgtaccaggacaaggtgttctgcttcgtccatctgagcgttcaggagtttctggctgctcttcatgtccatctgacattcatcaactctggGGTCAATCTGCTGGCAGAAGAACAATCAACCTCCTGGTGGTCTGAATTGTTCAGAGGCAAATCAACTAATttctaccagagtgctgtggacGAGGCCTTAAAGAATCTGaatggacacctggacttgttcctgCGCTTCTTCCTGGGTCTTTCAttgcagaccaatcagactctcctacGAGGTCTGCTGACACAGAGAGGAAGTACCTCACAGGCCAATCAGAAAACAGTCCAGTACATCAAAAAGAGGATCAGTGAGAATCTGTCtacagagagaagcatcaatctcTTCCACTGCCTGAATGAGCTGAATGATCGttctctagtggaggagatccaacagtcCCTGAGATCAGGAAGTCTCTCCTCAGATAAACTGGcccctgctcagtggtcagctctggtcttcatcttactgttatcagaaaaagatctggacgTGTTTGATCTAAAGAAATattctgcttcagaggaggctcttctgaggctgctgccagtggtcaaagcttCCAACAAAGCCCT GCTGAGTGGCTGTAACCtcacagagagaagctgtgcagctctgtcctcagttctcagctctcagtcctctagtctgagagagctggaaTTAAGTAACAACGACCTGCAGGTTTCAGGAGTAAAGTATCTGTCTgttggactggagagtccacactgtaatctggaaactctcag cctgtcaggatgtctgatcacagaggaaaactgtgcttctctggcctcagctctgagctccaacccctcccatctgagagagctggatctgagcTACAATTATCCAGGAGATtcaggagagaagctgctttctgctggactggaggatcCACGCTGGAGACtagacactctcag gctgcagcctgcaggAGTCCAATGGTTGACACCAGGTCTTAGGaaat atttctgtgaactcacactggatccaaacacagcaaacagaaaactcaaattgtctgacaacaacaggaaggtgacaccTGTGGAGGAGGATCAGTCctatcctgatcatccagacagatttgacctctggcctcagctgctgtgtagaaattATCTGACTGGTCGCCGTTACTGGGAGGTTGAGTGGAGTGGAGGAGTTTATatatcagtgagttacagaggaatcagcagGAGTGGAGACAGTGATGGCTGCAGGTTTGGAGGGAATGATAAGTCCTGGAGTCTGTTCTGCTCTGATGGTGGTTACTCTGTCTGGCACAATAATAGAAGAACAatcatcccctcctcctctgtctctaacagagtagcagtgtatgtggactgtcctgctggcactctgtccttctacagagtctcctctgacacactgatccacctccacaccatcaacaccacattcactcagcctttGTATGCTGGGTTTGGGTTTGGGTTTGGGTTTGGGTTCTGGACtggttcctcagtgtctctgtgttctcAGTAG